From Deltaproteobacteria bacterium, a single genomic window includes:
- a CDS encoding four helix bundle protein — translation MTYKHFEDLPVWKDSAELARLVSELTEHALFQRHYGLRDQLERAALSISNNIAEGFERGTNNELLAFLYVARGSAGEVRSMLRILELWDKFTELRPKVAELRTRTESISRQLHGWIEQLKRSGFTGQRHLNVVKPNKSTRSSGMPAKPHKER, via the coding sequence ATGACTTACAAGCATTTCGAAGATTTGCCGGTTTGGAAAGACAGCGCTGAACTCGCACGCTTAGTCTCTGAACTGACCGAGCACGCATTGTTTCAGCGACACTATGGGCTCCGCGATCAATTGGAGCGAGCGGCCTTATCTATCTCCAATAATATCGCTGAAGGATTTGAACGAGGGACCAACAACGAGCTCCTTGCTTTTTTGTACGTCGCCCGCGGCTCCGCCGGCGAAGTTCGCTCGATGCTTCGGATTCTAGAATTATGGGACAAGTTTACGGAACTCAGACCCAAAGTCGCAGAGCTTCGGACGCGAACCGAATCGATCTCTCGTCAGCTCCACGGCTGGATTGAGCAGCTTAAGCGCTCGGGTTTCACTGGCCAAAGACATCTCAACGTCGTAAAACCAAACAAATCAACGCGTTCGTCTGGCATGCCTGCCAAACCCCACAAGGAGCGCTGA
- a CDS encoding fumarate hydratase, whose amino-acid sequence MATPPFVYQDPLPLDKDTTKYRLLTKEHVSIAQFEGKEILKVAPEALTYLSSVAIRDVSFLLRTAHLEKVSAILKDPDASQNDKYVALAMLRNADTSSKGILPFCQDTGTATVFGKKGQQVWTGVKDEEYIAKGIYKTYTEENLRYSQTAPLNMWDEVDTGTNLPAQIDLMATDGMEYQFLFVTKGGGSANKTMLYQETKALLNPASLEKFLTEKMKTLGTAGCPPYHLVFVIGGTSAEACLKTVKLATTGYLDHLPTTGNAHGRAFRDVEFEEKMLQQAYKSGYGAQFGGKYFALDLRVIRLPRHGASCPVGMGVSCSADRNVKAKINKDGVWLEELEREPGRLIPEEYRGKFAANVIQVDLNRPMKEILAQLTKYPVTTQLSLEGTMIVARDIAHAKLKERLDKGEGLPQYLKDHPIYYAGPAKTPEGLPSGSFGPTTAGRMDSYVELFQSHGAALITLAKGNRSQQVTDACKKYGGFYLGSIGGPAAILAKENIKKVELLEYPELGMEAVYKIEVEDFPAFILVDDKGNDFFKQILH is encoded by the coding sequence ATGGCGACACCACCATTTGTTTATCAAGATCCGCTTCCATTGGACAAAGACACCACCAAATACCGGCTGCTCACCAAAGAGCATGTCTCGATAGCTCAGTTCGAAGGTAAGGAGATACTCAAGGTTGCACCGGAAGCCCTCACGTATTTATCGAGCGTGGCGATCCGCGATGTCTCGTTCCTCCTGCGCACCGCGCACCTGGAAAAAGTCTCGGCGATTCTCAAAGACCCCGATGCGTCGCAAAACGACAAGTACGTCGCGCTGGCGATGCTGCGCAACGCGGATACATCGTCCAAAGGCATCCTGCCGTTTTGCCAAGACACCGGCACGGCCACCGTGTTTGGCAAGAAGGGCCAGCAGGTGTGGACTGGAGTGAAGGACGAAGAATATATCGCCAAGGGTATCTACAAAACCTATACCGAAGAGAACCTGCGCTATTCGCAGACAGCACCGCTGAATATGTGGGATGAAGTCGATACCGGCACCAACCTGCCAGCGCAGATCGATCTGATGGCCACCGACGGCATGGAGTATCAGTTCCTGTTCGTTACCAAAGGCGGCGGTTCGGCGAATAAGACGATGCTCTATCAGGAGACAAAAGCGCTTTTAAATCCGGCAAGTTTGGAAAAGTTTCTCACCGAAAAAATGAAAACCCTCGGCACTGCGGGTTGCCCGCCGTATCATCTGGTTTTCGTCATTGGCGGCACGTCGGCTGAGGCCTGTTTGAAGACGGTGAAATTGGCAACCACAGGTTATCTCGATCACCTGCCCACCACCGGCAATGCCCATGGCCGCGCCTTCCGCGACGTCGAGTTCGAAGAAAAAATGCTGCAGCAGGCCTACAAATCGGGCTACGGCGCGCAGTTCGGCGGCAAATATTTCGCGCTGGATTTGCGCGTGATCCGCTTGCCGCGCCACGGCGCTTCGTGCCCGGTGGGTATGGGCGTGTCGTGCTCGGCGGACCGTAACGTCAAAGCCAAGATCAATAAAGACGGCGTCTGGCTCGAAGAGCTGGAGCGTGAGCCGGGGCGGCTGATCCCGGAGGAGTATCGCGGCAAGTTTGCTGCGAACGTTATCCAAGTCGATCTCAATCGGCCGATGAAGGAGATCCTCGCGCAGCTGACGAAATATCCTGTGACAACCCAGCTGTCTCTGGAAGGAACCATGATCGTCGCCCGGGATATCGCCCATGCGAAGTTGAAAGAGCGCTTGGACAAAGGGGAGGGGCTGCCGCAGTATCTAAAAGACCATCCGATTTACTACGCCGGCCCGGCCAAGACACCTGAAGGCTTGCCATCTGGTTCCTTCGGCCCCACCACCGCCGGCCGCATGGACTCCTACGTTGAGCTGTTCCAGTCCCACGGCGCAGCGCTGATCACGCTCGCTAAAGGTAACCGGAGCCAACAAGTGACCGACGCTTGCAAGAAATACGGCGGCTTTTATCTTGGGTCAATTGGCGGCCCGGCAGCGATCCTGGCCAAGGAGAATATCAAAAAAGTCGAACTGCTGGAGTATCCGGAGCTGGGGATGGAAGCGGTTTACAAGATTGAAGTGGAGGACTTCCCCGCGTTTATTCTAGTGGATGATAAAGGCAACGATTTCTTTAAGCAGATTTTGCACTAA
- a CDS encoding ABC transporter substrate-binding protein, translating into MNLKLRVLALSTLLGLGLTTTRHNAEAAELKPERSKLEVAIAATGPLYLPLLLAADAGYFDKRGLKVNLTTLSATASAQALLSGTVDIYQGGTATIHANVAGSDLIYIGAAVDKSTLVLFGQKGITKFEDLRGKAVATTSVGAFGEIAMRKFAKERGMEVGKDIKLLYHKGPPDALQTFMLNNADALIVTPPQTEMAKQKGYPVIIDFFQQGLKIIGPGTGVARSFVQKNPNTLKIFLMGYLDGIKRAIDDPQAAKQVESHYTKVTDPKLLEDSYQEGKKVWNKDMTIDADAIKLVLEQSTVAGAANLDPKRFFDNTLIREVNRDYASKLFPGQVK; encoded by the coding sequence ATGAATCTTAAACTGCGCGTGCTTGCATTGAGCACTTTATTGGGTCTCGGCCTGACGACAACGCGGCACAACGCCGAAGCTGCCGAATTGAAGCCGGAGCGCAGCAAACTCGAAGTCGCCATCGCCGCCACCGGGCCGCTCTACCTGCCGCTTTTGCTCGCCGCTGACGCCGGTTACTTTGACAAGCGGGGTCTAAAGGTAAATTTGACCACGCTCAGCGCTACTGCGTCGGCGCAAGCGCTGCTTTCCGGCACGGTGGACATTTACCAGGGCGGCACGGCGACGATACACGCCAACGTCGCCGGCTCCGACTTGATCTACATCGGCGCCGCAGTCGACAAGAGCACACTCGTGCTCTTTGGCCAAAAAGGCATCACCAAGTTCGAAGACTTGCGAGGCAAAGCAGTGGCGACCACGTCAGTCGGCGCCTTCGGCGAGATCGCCATGCGCAAGTTTGCCAAGGAACGCGGCATGGAGGTTGGCAAAGACATCAAGCTGCTCTACCACAAGGGACCGCCCGATGCGCTGCAAACGTTCATGCTCAACAACGCCGATGCTTTAATCGTCACGCCGCCGCAGACCGAGATGGCCAAACAAAAAGGCTACCCAGTGATCATCGATTTTTTTCAACAAGGCCTGAAAATCATCGGCCCCGGCACTGGTGTTGCACGATCCTTCGTGCAGAAAAATCCCAACACGCTAAAAATCTTTTTGATGGGCTATCTCGACGGCATCAAGCGCGCCATTGACGATCCCCAAGCGGCAAAGCAGGTCGAATCGCACTACACCAAAGTCACCGATCCGAAACTTTTGGAGGACAGCTACCAGGAAGGCAAGAAAGTTTGGAACAAGGACATGACCATCGACGCCGACGCGATCAAGCTCGTCCTCGAACAATCGACCGTGGCCGGCGCTGCGAATCTCGACCCCAAACGTTTCTTCGACAACACGCTGATCCGAGAAGTGAACCGCGACTACGCGTCGAAACTATTTCCGGGGCAGGTGAAGTAA
- a CDS encoding ABC transporter substrate-binding protein, whose protein sequence is MRWSIHGPMRERRSFISRREATGMRREFGMSFSWQKSKFRTIGATILLIGLVCGEVFAASAKTQLRVAYSSISGSAVIPWIAVDKGIFAKYELDVELVYIAGAAAMQSLLSGTTPIGVQGIEPVMRVNAQGNDTVMIAGLVTKPPFSMIVRPEIREPKDLRGKAMGVSRYGSTTDLLLRLTLDKWGLKPEVDVPIIQMGGVPPILSGMQSKKIFGGPISLPTLALAKQEGFRELVDLAEVIPDYQSAGVVTRRSFIQKNPEVVRNFVRAMGESIAVFKNDLAFSKKVIKERLKIDDPLVGEETQKTYIKYVPRVPYPNRAGIALAKAFMEKTEPNVKPLSVDDQFDASIVRALEQSGFFNSFYTAR, encoded by the coding sequence ATGCGCTGGTCAATCCACGGGCCTATGCGGGAACGAAGGAGTTTCATAAGTAGGCGCGAGGCAACAGGCATGAGGCGTGAGTTCGGAATGAGTTTTTCGTGGCAGAAAAGTAAGTTTAGGACGATCGGTGCAACAATATTGCTGATCGGTCTGGTTTGCGGGGAGGTTTTTGCTGCCTCGGCCAAAACCCAGCTGCGGGTTGCTTACAGTTCTATTTCTGGCTCGGCAGTGATTCCTTGGATCGCGGTCGACAAGGGGATATTTGCCAAATATGAGCTTGACGTCGAGCTGGTTTACATCGCTGGCGCGGCGGCCATGCAGTCGCTGCTCAGTGGTACGACGCCGATCGGCGTCCAGGGCATCGAACCGGTGATGCGCGTTAATGCTCAAGGCAACGATACGGTGATGATCGCCGGGTTAGTTACCAAGCCGCCGTTCTCGATGATCGTGCGACCGGAGATTCGTGAGCCCAAGGATCTCAGAGGCAAAGCGATGGGCGTGAGCCGCTACGGCTCGACGACTGATTTGTTATTGCGCTTGACCCTCGACAAATGGGGGCTGAAACCCGAAGTGGATGTGCCGATTATCCAGATGGGTGGCGTGCCGCCGATACTTTCGGGCATGCAGAGCAAGAAAATTTTCGGTGGTCCGATTTCGCTGCCGACTTTGGCGTTGGCCAAGCAAGAAGGATTTCGCGAGCTAGTCGATCTGGCCGAAGTCATTCCCGACTACCAGTCTGCGGGTGTGGTGACGCGGCGGTCATTCATTCAAAAAAATCCTGAAGTTGTGCGCAACTTCGTCCGCGCTATGGGCGAGTCCATCGCAGTTTTCAAAAATGATCTAGCATTCTCCAAAAAGGTCATCAAAGAACGCTTGAAAATCGACGATCCACTGGTCGGTGAAGAAACTCAAAAGACCTACATCAAGTATGTTCCGCGCGTTCCATATCCAAACCGCGCCGGGATTGCGTTGGCCAAAGCGTTCATGGAAAAGACGGAGCCCAATGTCAAACCGCTTTCTGTGGACGATCAGTTCGATGCGTCCATTGTGCGCGCTCTCGAACAGAGCGGCTTCTTCAATAGTTTTTATACTGCGCGCTAA
- a CDS encoding addiction module protein — MVQNCRECVEVYNSAMSVNFPLNDMTQQEKLAAMELFWEELTRSPDSFESPEWHRDALEERRHKIAEGKVISPIGRPLNQRSAPRFGEN; from the coding sequence ATGGTGCAAAATTGTCGTGAGTGCGTTGAGGTATATAATTCGGCTATGTCAGTTAACTTTCCTCTTAATGACATGACCCAGCAGGAAAAGCTTGCTGCGATGGAATTATTCTGGGAAGAGCTTACTCGCTCTCCGGATTCCTTCGAGTCACCGGAGTGGCACAGAGACGCCCTCGAAGAGCGCCGGCATAAGATCGCAGAGGGAAAGGTCATTTCACCGATTGGGAGACCGCTAAATCAGCGATCCGCGCCGAGGTTCGGTGAGAATTGA
- a CDS encoding molybdopterin oxidoreductase codes for MCTSRCGVVATVEDGRLMQVNADPDHPNGCICVKGAAAPEIVYSPDRVLQPLVRTRPKGDPNPGWVQITWEQALNLAALRLSDIKDNYGAEAVVFSRATTAGSAAIDFDGWAQRLANAFGSPNFLTSNHICTWNRRVGSKYTYGSPMPLPDFDNTSCMLIWGVNPPATSPAQAVRISRARNRGAKLVVIDPRKTSLAAKADCWLRIRPGKDGELAMAMIHVLIDENLYDAEFVRQWTNGPFLVRDDNQHLLTAADVRANGERNTWMVWDGHDGLVAHHKANAPEIVGNFTIRLRDGSEVTCRPAFEALKQAAAPFAPERSKEITSVAAAEVRKAVHLFAQEKPSSYCTWVGLEQDNDALQTNRAVCIFYALTGQYDQRGSNVLFAATPTNSINGRELLSKEQANLRLGLDKHPLGPPADPGIVQAAQVYDAILTEKPYPVKAMVLFGSDPLLGHGDPLLGKAALEALDFYLHVDTTINPSAIFADLILPATTCWEREALMPSFEIAEDTVNWAQLRPAVANPVGEARSEVEIVFALAKRLELEKPFFHGDNDSALAYQLAPSGLTVEQLRANPTGMRAAVKTRYKKHAEIEPASEAPRGFATPTGKIEVFSTTLSQAGYPALPRFEFSTVMDNEYPLTLTFFRDIHFCDEQHRNIPRLRNAVPEPFVELHPNTAGARAIQQGDWVSVETKTGKVRLRAKLNPSLHPEVVATVYGWWQGCAKLQLSGHDPFSATGANTNLLVPNSDNDTQSASVAHRGQRCRINKI; via the coding sequence ATGTGCACGTCGCGCTGCGGCGTCGTCGCCACGGTCGAGGACGGCCGCCTAATGCAGGTCAACGCCGATCCTGATCACCCCAACGGTTGCATCTGCGTCAAAGGCGCCGCGGCGCCGGAGATTGTCTACTCACCTGATCGCGTGCTGCAGCCGCTGGTGCGAACGCGTCCCAAGGGCGACCCAAATCCTGGTTGGGTGCAGATCACCTGGGAGCAGGCCCTCAATCTTGCCGCGTTACGGCTCAGTGACATCAAGGACAACTACGGCGCGGAAGCGGTCGTCTTCTCGCGCGCGACCACGGCGGGCAGCGCCGCCATCGATTTTGATGGCTGGGCGCAGCGGTTGGCCAACGCCTTTGGCAGCCCCAATTTTCTGACTTCGAACCACATCTGCACCTGGAACCGCCGGGTCGGCTCCAAATACACCTACGGCAGCCCGATGCCGCTGCCCGACTTCGACAATACGAGTTGCATGCTGATCTGGGGCGTCAATCCTCCCGCGACATCGCCCGCGCAGGCGGTGCGCATTAGCCGCGCGCGCAACCGCGGCGCTAAGCTTGTTGTCATCGATCCACGCAAAACGTCCTTGGCAGCGAAGGCCGATTGTTGGCTGCGCATCCGTCCAGGCAAAGACGGCGAGCTGGCGATGGCGATGATTCATGTCTTGATCGACGAGAATCTCTATGACGCCGAGTTCGTGCGCCAATGGACCAACGGGCCGTTTCTCGTGCGCGATGACAATCAGCATTTACTGACGGCGGCCGACGTGCGCGCGAACGGTGAGCGAAATACCTGGATGGTGTGGGATGGGCACGACGGTTTGGTGGCGCATCACAAAGCTAATGCGCCCGAGATAGTCGGGAATTTCACGATTCGACTGCGCGACGGCTCCGAAGTGACCTGCCGTCCCGCGTTCGAAGCTCTAAAGCAAGCCGCCGCACCATTCGCTCCGGAACGATCGAAAGAGATCACGAGCGTGGCTGCGGCAGAGGTCCGCAAAGCCGTCCACCTGTTCGCCCAAGAAAAGCCATCGAGCTACTGCACCTGGGTCGGCCTCGAACAGGACAACGACGCGCTGCAAACCAACCGCGCCGTCTGCATCTTCTACGCCCTCACGGGACAATACGATCAACGCGGCAGCAACGTGCTGTTCGCAGCGACACCGACTAACTCAATCAATGGCCGAGAACTGCTTTCCAAAGAACAAGCAAACCTGCGCTTGGGCCTCGACAAACATCCGCTCGGTCCACCGGCCGATCCAGGCATCGTTCAGGCCGCGCAGGTCTACGACGCCATCCTCACGGAAAAACCCTACCCGGTAAAAGCTATGGTGCTGTTCGGCAGCGATCCGCTGCTCGGCCATGGCGACCCACTACTCGGCAAGGCGGCGCTTGAAGCCCTCGATTTCTACCTCCACGTCGACACGACGATCAATCCAAGCGCTATCTTCGCCGACCTGATTCTGCCCGCAACGACCTGTTGGGAGCGCGAAGCCCTGATGCCGTCGTTTGAGATTGCGGAGGATACAGTCAACTGGGCACAGCTACGGCCAGCGGTCGCGAACCCCGTCGGCGAGGCGCGCTCGGAAGTGGAAATCGTTTTCGCGTTGGCTAAGCGACTGGAATTGGAGAAACCGTTCTTCCACGGCGACAACGACTCTGCGTTAGCCTACCAGCTCGCACCGTCCGGCCTCACGGTAGAACAGTTGCGGGCAAATCCCACCGGTATGCGCGCCGCGGTGAAGACACGCTACAAAAAACACGCGGAGATCGAGCCGGCTTCCGAAGCGCCACGTGGTTTCGCTACGCCCACCGGCAAAATCGAAGTTTTTTCCACGACACTGAGCCAAGCGGGTTACCCGGCGCTGCCTCGGTTCGAGTTCAGCACAGTAATGGATAACGAGTATCCACTGACGCTGACTTTTTTTCGTGACATCCACTTCTGCGATGAACAGCATCGCAACATTCCGCGCCTGCGCAACGCCGTCCCCGAGCCGTTTGTCGAGCTGCACCCCAATACGGCCGGTGCGAGAGCCATTCAGCAGGGCGACTGGGTCAGCGTCGAAACCAAGACCGGCAAAGTGCGGTTAAGAGCAAAGCTCAACCCGTCACTTCACCCTGAGGTGGTAGCTACAGTGTACGGTTGGTGGCAGGGCTGCGCAAAATTGCAGCTGAGCGGCCACGATCCGTTCTCGGCCACCGGTGCAAATACCAACTTGCTCGTTCCCAATTCAGACAATGACACCCAAAGCGCCTCCGTCGCGCATCGCGGCCAGCGTTGCAGAATCAACAAAATCTAA
- a CDS encoding amidohydrolase, translating to MRIIDADGHVLERDIPWADLLEAPYRDRAPKAVKDNRGFTFVMMEGKLTPKPVGKACSFVGAPRSHHPQATTGMTDPVVRLKDMDLEGIDTAVLFGTSPFLSLPFVEDKDLASAVARVYNNWLAKYCSADPRRLKGVAAVAIQDPVEATKELRRAVTELKFVAVAAPPVSASKKNLDDPDLYPFFAEAEKLNVPVCIHVGAGDGVPAATERFDHPLYTHAMAHPFEQMIATLCVVCGGLLERFPKLKFAFMEAGCGWVPYWMERLDEHYEILQPTVPWLKKAPSEYMKSGQMFYAFEMEEKMLPYVAEFVGSERLVFATDYNHSDSKFPHTVSEVMERKDLTDGLKAKIMGENAAKLYSL from the coding sequence ATGCGTATCATCGACGCCGACGGCCACGTATTAGAAAGAGACATTCCCTGGGCGGATTTGCTCGAAGCCCCCTACCGCGATCGCGCGCCCAAAGCCGTCAAAGACAACCGCGGTTTCACTTTCGTCATGATGGAAGGAAAACTCACGCCCAAGCCGGTTGGCAAAGCGTGCAGCTTCGTCGGCGCGCCGCGCAGCCACCATCCGCAGGCCACCACGGGCATGACCGATCCCGTCGTGCGTTTGAAAGATATGGACTTGGAAGGCATCGACACCGCCGTGCTCTTCGGCACCTCGCCGTTCTTGAGCCTGCCCTTCGTCGAAGACAAAGATTTGGCCAGCGCGGTCGCCCGCGTCTACAACAACTGGCTGGCTAAATATTGCAGCGCCGATCCGCGCCGCTTGAAAGGCGTCGCCGCCGTGGCGATCCAAGACCCGGTCGAAGCGACCAAAGAATTGCGCCGTGCGGTGACCGAATTAAAATTCGTCGCCGTCGCCGCACCGCCGGTCTCCGCGTCGAAGAAAAACCTCGACGACCCCGACCTCTACCCATTCTTTGCCGAAGCCGAAAAGTTAAACGTGCCGGTGTGCATCCACGTCGGCGCCGGCGACGGCGTGCCAGCAGCGACTGAACGCTTCGACCACCCGCTCTACACCCACGCCATGGCCCATCCGTTCGAGCAAATGATCGCGACCTTGTGCGTCGTCTGTGGCGGTCTATTAGAACGTTTCCCCAAACTAAAATTCGCCTTCATGGAAGCTGGCTGCGGCTGGGTGCCCTACTGGATGGAGCGCTTGGACGAGCATTACGAAATCTTGCAGCCCACCGTCCCCTGGCTAAAAAAAGCTCCGAGCGAATACATGAAGAGCGGCCAGATGTTCTACGCCTTCGAGATGGAAGAAAAGATGCTCCCCTATGTCGCCGAGTTCGTCGGCTCCGAGCGCCTCGTCTTCGCCACCGACTACAATCATAGCGACTCCAAATTCCCCCACACCGTAAGTGAAGTGATGGAGCGCAAAGATTTGACCGACGGCTTGAAGGCCAAGATCATGGGCGAGAACGCGGCAAAGTTGTACAGCTTGTAA
- a CDS encoding redoxin domain-containing protein: MAKPESRNISDSYNYEAFSRSESAGMSGEFKAALRAGEDAPDFELPTVDGEKVRLSAFRGRKHLLLEFGSIT; this comes from the coding sequence ATGGCTAAACCGGAGAGCAGAAACATTTCCGATAGCTACAACTACGAAGCGTTTTCCCGTTCTGAGAGCGCCGGTATGTCGGGCGAGTTTAAGGCCGCTTTGCGCGCCGGTGAGGATGCGCCAGATTTTGAGCTGCCTACGGTTGACGGCGAGAAGGTTCGTCTGTCTGCATTCCGGGGCCGAAAACATCTGCTGCTGGAATTTGGCAGTATTACCTGA
- a CDS encoding enoyl-CoA hydratase/isomerase family protein gives MIKQGKYAILETRGAVAKITINRPEKRNALSRDTIREILAVFEELRENDEIAAVLTTGAGDVAYCAGRDLSEFPTEGGQNRGKDRRKEPRAYHVAETIRTFPKVTIAVVNGFCLGGGITLLLPHDLAIASDKAMFGLPEIKRGFLPYPIIATMFKTLIPTKFAFEMILTGENWDAVRSMNAGLINRVVPHAKLQDEAWKWGEEIGKFDKTTLRYCKMAAHSSMEAVSVPMAAEVAWLMQEEHALVNPRAYAGTKEFHK, from the coding sequence ATGATCAAGCAGGGCAAGTACGCCATTTTAGAAACCCGCGGTGCGGTGGCGAAGATTACTATCAACAGACCCGAGAAGCGCAATGCGCTCAGCCGTGACACGATTCGCGAAATCTTGGCTGTGTTCGAGGAACTGCGCGAAAACGACGAAATCGCCGCGGTGTTGACCACCGGCGCTGGAGATGTGGCCTATTGCGCGGGGCGCGATCTGTCAGAGTTTCCCACCGAAGGGGGGCAGAACCGTGGCAAGGATCGGCGCAAAGAGCCGCGCGCCTATCACGTTGCCGAAACCATTCGCACCTTTCCAAAAGTGACGATTGCCGTCGTAAATGGCTTTTGTCTTGGCGGCGGCATTACGCTGCTCTTGCCCCACGATTTAGCGATAGCGTCGGACAAAGCGATGTTCGGCCTGCCGGAAATCAAGCGTGGCTTTTTGCCCTATCCGATCATCGCCACCATGTTTAAGACGTTGATTCCGACCAAGTTTGCCTTCGAGATGATTCTCACCGGCGAGAACTGGGACGCGGTGCGCTCGATGAACGCCGGCTTGATCAACCGCGTCGTTCCCCATGCAAAGTTGCAGGACGAGGCGTGGAAGTGGGGCGAGGAGATCGGCAAGTTCGATAAGACAACGCTGAGGTATTGCAAAATGGCGGCGCATTCGTCGATGGAAGCCGTAAGCGTGCCGATGGCCGCGGAAGTCGCCTGGTTGATGCAGGAAGAGCATGCGCTGGTCAATCCACGGGCCTATGCGGGAACGAAGGAGTTTCATAAGTAG
- a CDS encoding ABC transporter substrate-binding protein yields the protein MRPISALCFFIALAHSAGHVCAQEKLRIAPSSPGLASWPVQLAAKEGFFAKEGLTAEIIVMRTNTGIAALVTGSIDFTTAGGSALRAAVNGAPLKMILNITKKADLWIVAQKNIQRVEDLRGKTIGVGGNWGTQFYQVLEALKPSGVDKDVQLVSTGDVANGFLTLQQGGMAAVALTPPYSILAKRMGYRDLVKTSDVIPVSPTTGLVTTKEKLEKEAPKVRRAIRAVFRAVDYARTRRADMVQFIMRQYKMDKDVSESVYDAIMETLNPTLWLTDPEVHIELNRIAEQTKAKMAMKPSELVDFTLTRQVGAELGR from the coding sequence ATGCGACCCATCTCTGCTTTGTGCTTTTTTATCGCACTGGCGCATAGCGCCGGGCATGTGTGCGCTCAGGAAAAACTCCGCATCGCTCCATCGTCGCCGGGACTGGCGTCCTGGCCCGTTCAGCTAGCGGCCAAAGAGGGCTTCTTCGCCAAGGAAGGCCTAACCGCGGAAATCATCGTCATGCGCACCAACACCGGCATCGCGGCGCTGGTGACCGGCAGTATCGACTTCACCACTGCCGGCGGCTCGGCGCTGCGCGCGGCGGTCAATGGCGCGCCGCTGAAGATGATCCTCAACATCACCAAGAAAGCCGATTTGTGGATCGTCGCGCAGAAAAATATTCAGCGTGTCGAAGATCTGCGCGGCAAGACCATCGGCGTCGGCGGCAACTGGGGCACGCAGTTCTACCAGGTGCTCGAAGCGCTCAAGCCATCCGGTGTCGATAAGGACGTCCAGCTCGTGTCGACCGGCGACGTCGCCAATGGGTTTCTCACCCTCCAGCAAGGCGGCATGGCCGCCGTGGCGCTGACGCCGCCTTACAGCATCCTCGCCAAACGGATGGGCTATCGCGACCTGGTCAAAACCAGCGATGTGATCCCGGTATCCCCCACGACCGGACTTGTGACGACTAAAGAAAAGCTCGAGAAAGAAGCACCCAAAGTACGCCGCGCAATTCGTGCGGTATTCCGCGCCGTGGATTACGCCCGGACAAGGCGTGCGGACATGGTCCAGTTCATTATGCGCCAGTACAAGATGGACAAAGACGTTTCCGAATCGGTATATGATGCGATTATGGAAACGCTCAATCCCACGCTCTGGCTGACTGATCCAGAAGTTCACATCGAGCTCAACCGCATCGCCGAGCAAACCAAAGCAAAGATGGCCATGAAGCCCTCCGAGCTGGTCGATTTCACACTGACGCGGCAGGTGGGGGCGGAGCTGGGGCGGTAG
- a CDS encoding glutathione S-transferase family protein, producing the protein MPIILYHDVPSTNCDRVKIALAEKGLKWEGVWVKLSKRDQKSPEHLKRNPYGKIPVIDIDGKMLFESCIINEYLDEIYPNPPLQPKDPYLRARGRILNDYFLNYMHEPYWALRGEMMKNEAERDQKLVAETRKEVINRLRYLEQALGDQPFFLGDYSLTDIALLPRFPKIAQYGALPGDTLPKLTAWFERMKQRPAVQTVL; encoded by the coding sequence ATGCCCATTATCCTGTATCACGACGTGCCTTCTACCAACTGCGACCGAGTCAAAATCGCTCTTGCCGAAAAGGGACTCAAATGGGAAGGCGTTTGGGTCAAGCTAAGCAAGAGAGACCAAAAGAGTCCTGAGCATCTTAAGCGCAACCCGTACGGGAAAATCCCTGTTATCGACATCGATGGCAAGATGCTGTTCGAATCGTGCATCATCAACGAGTATCTCGACGAAATCTATCCCAATCCGCCGCTGCAGCCGAAAGACCCCTACCTGCGCGCCCGTGGACGAATCCTCAACGATTATTTCCTGAATTACATGCACGAGCCCTACTGGGCATTGCGCGGCGAGATGATGAAGAACGAAGCGGAGCGCGATCAGAAACTTGTCGCGGAAACGCGCAAAGAAGTCATCAACCGGCTGCGATACCTGGAGCAGGCCCTCGGGGACCAGCCGTTTTTTCTTGGCGACTATAGCCTCACGGACATCGCTCTACTGCCCCGCTTTCCAAAAATCGCACAGTATGGTGCGCTGCCGGGCGACACGCTGCCGAAGCTTACGGCGTGGTTCGAGCGCATGAAACAACGGCCGGCGGTGCAAACCGTCCTTTGA